Proteins from a genomic interval of Trichoderma breve strain T069 chromosome 2, whole genome shotgun sequence:
- a CDS encoding pyridine nucleotide-disulfide oxidoreductase domain-containing protein → MIASRLIPRSAIRALPSRQLTLSRWSRGFASASEEKDLVIIGGGVAGYVAAIKAGQEGLKVACIEKRGTLGGTCLNVGCIPSKSLLNNSHLYHQILHDSKNRGIEVGEVKLNLETFMKAKETAVTGLTKGVEFLLKKNGAEYIKGTGSFINENEIKVELNDGGESVIRGKNILIATGSEATPFPGLTIDEQRVVTSTGAIALQKVPETMTVIGGGIIGLEMASVWSRLGAKVTVVEFLGQIGGPGMDTEISKATQRILKKQGIEFKLNTKVVSGDTSSELVKLDVDAAKGGKPESIDSEVVLVAIGRRPYTQGLGLENIGLETDERGRVIIDSEYRTKIPHIRCIGDVTFGPMLAHKAEEEAVAVVEYIAKGHGHVNYGCIPSVMYTHPEVAWVGQSEQDLKAQNIPYKIGTFPFSANSRAKTNLDSEGLVKILADPETDRLLGAHIVGPGAGEMIAEATLALEYGASSEDIARTCHAHPTLAEAFKEAAMATYDKAIHF, encoded by the exons ATGATTGCTAGCCGCCTGATACCCCGAAGTGCCATCCGCGCGCTGCCCAGCAGGCAATTGAC TCTGTCACGATGGAGTCGAGGAtttgcctctgcttctg AGGAGAAGGACCTGGTCATCAtcggtggtggtgttgcCGGATATGtggccgccatcaaggccggaCAGGAGGGCCTGAAG GTGGCCTGCATTGAGAAGCGTGGAACCCTCGGCGGTACCTGCTTGAACGTTGGCTGCATTCCCTCAAAATCTCTGCTCAACAACTCCCACCTGTACCACCAGATTCTCCATGACTCAAAAAACCGCGGTATCGAGGTCGGAGAGGTCAAGCTCAACCTCGAGACTTTCATGAAGGCCAAGGAAACCGCCGTCACCGGCCTGACCAAGGGTGTTGAGTTCCTCCTGAAGAAGAACGGCGCCGAGTACATCAAGGGCACTGGCTCCTTCATCAACGAGAACGAAATCAAGGTCGAACTCAACGACGGCGGCGAGTCCGTCATCCGCGGCAAGAACAttctcatcgccaccggCTCTGAAGCTACTCCCTTCCCCGGCCTCACCATCGACGAGCAGCGCGTCGTCACCAGCACCGGCGCTATTGCCCTGCAAAAGGTCCCAGAGACAATGACCGTCATCGGTGGTGGTATCATTGGTCTTGAGATGGCTTCCGTTTGGTCACGTCTGGGAGCCAAGGTCACCGTTGTCGAGTTCCTCGGCCAGATCGGTGGACCCGGTATGGACACCGAGatctccaaggccacccAGCGAatcctcaagaagcagggcatcgagttcaagctcaacaccaaggtcGTCAGCGGCGACACCAGCAGCGAGCTCGTCAAGCTCGACGTCGATGCTGCCAAGGGCGGCAAGCCTGAGAGC ATTGATTCTGAGGTCGTTTTGGTCGCTATTGGACGAAGACCCTACACTCAGGGTCTGGGCCTGGAGAACATTGGCCTCGAGACGGATGAGCGCGGTCGTGTTATCATCGACTCGGAGTACCGAACCAAGATCCCCCACATCCGCTGCATTGGTGACGTTACCTTTGGACCCATGCTTGCCcacaaggccgaggaggaggctgttgcCGTCGTCGAGTACATCGCAAAGGGCCACGGCCACGTCAACTACGGATGCATCCCGTCCGTCATGTACACCCACCCTGAGGTCGCTTGGGTTGGCCAGTCGGAGCAGGACCTTAAGGCCCAGAACATCCCCTACAAGATCGGCACTTTCCCCTTCAGCGCCAACTCCCGAGCCAAGACCAACCTCGACTCCGAGGGTCTCGTCAAGATCCTCGCCGATCCCGAGACTGATCGCCTGCTCGGCGCCCACATTGTTGGACCTGGCGCTGGTGAGATGATTGCTGAGGCTACCCTGGCCCTGGAGTACGGCGCATCCAGCGAGGACATTGCCCGAACCTGCCACGCCCACCCCACGCTCGCCGAGGCTTTCAAGgaggctgccatggccaccTATGACAAGGCCATCCACTTCTAA
- a CDS encoding autophagy protein apg9 domain-containing protein — translation MSKIFSRLTASTQGGRSFYEQLRSYDDEPDYDIEAGPARGDSSRLFDSIPAPTLAAARRNNAHSVVSPGASSRGPPMRWPQHDDDGDEDVPASLLVESNKAMANPALDQTEAQHYRSPEPSSGHGRAQWRPPTEEARHEIPKPSAQPTTTAPPPPPSFGSLVNAGPSFDRKNAALWRWANITNLDSFMRDVYNYYEGDGMWAIMCSNALRLLETLFVAVLLTFLTQCVDYSKVPHSQSLKQVVVPQCTQKMSGLWNFGIWLYSFFFIWKSVQYFFEIRRLLHIREFFVVLLDIPEQDMQTISWQDVVGRIMALRDQNPRTAANMPQNIRRFIGSQSKERLDAHDIANRLMRKENYLIAMINKDILNLSLPFPFLRGRQMFSKTMEWYLHYCILDMAFNELGQVQQDFLRAERRGVLSQKLKQRFYFAGLLNLIFAPIVLAYVIIVYFFTYYNEYQKDPKLAAARKYTALAEWKFREFNELPHLFYERLHMSFPFATRYIDQFPKRMTEDIAKSIAFMSGALTAILAVCTLLDSELFLSFEITKDRTALFYLGIFGGIWAITRGMVSEETQVFDPEYALRNVVEYTHYMPDHWQGRLHSFEVKQEFSELYKMKVVIFLEEILGIITTPLLLLLSLPKCSDQIVDFFREFTVHVDGMGYVCSFAEFDFKRGPGQPVARQGVAKDVRQDYYATKHGKMAASYYGFLDNYVINPKTGIPGHLPPGTQQPFHPPPAFPNLNSPTLAADMQGSHIETGRNRSRTAGLGAFPRGGHSITQPSPMASMLLDARHQPSIANVAGRGPYKPRPSRGTHPHPAVQIPEEPFEADAVEGQGGESSEAGAMLGESMWQTSPGISKENSSIAHAKEPDVGVLGLINQFRQTQPHRRGGGVI, via the exons ATGTCCAAGATCTTCTCACGACTCACGGCGTCTACGCAAGGCGGCCGGTCGTTCTACGAGCAGCTTCGATCCTACGACGACGAGCCAGACTATGATATTGAGGCAGGACCTGCCCGCGGAGACTCCAGCCGACTCTTCGACAGCATCCCTGCACCCACGCTTGCCGCCGCACGACGCAACAATGCCCACAGCGTGGTATCGCCAGGAGCGAGCAGCCGAGGCCCTCCGATGAGGTGGCCACAACACGATGACGACGGTGACGAAGACGTGCCCGCTTCGCTGCTCGTCGAGTCCAACAAGGCCATGGCGAATCCAGCCCTCGATCAGACAGAAGCACAACATTACCGCAGCCCAGAGCCCTCATCAGGCCACGGCCGAGCTCAGTGGCGACCACCCACCGAGGAAGCCAGACACGAGATCCCCAAACCAAGCGCACAACCAACGACGAcggcaccaccgccaccaccatctttcgGATCTCTCGTGAACGCGGGGCCGTCATTCGACCGCAAGAATGCAGCTCTGTGGAGATGGGCGAACATTACAAATCTCGATAGCTTCATGAGAGATGTCTACAATTACTATGAGGGCGATGGAATGTGGGCTATCATGTGTTCAAATGCCTTGAGACTATT AGAAACTTTATTCGTCGCTGTCCTGCTCACATTTCTGACGCAATGTGTCGATTACAGCAAGGTGCCGCACAGTCAGTCGTTGAAGCAGGTCGTCGTACCTCAGTGCACCCAGAAGATGTCTGGCCTATGGAATTTTGGCATCTGGCTTTactcattcttcttcatatgGAAATCCGTGCAGTACTTCTTCGAAATTCGCCGTCTACTTCATATCCGCGAATTCTTCGTTGTCCTTCTTGATATTCCGGAACAGGACATGCAGACGATATCCTGGCAAGACGTTGTTGGTCGAATTATGGCTTTACGAGATCAGAATCCTAGGACAGCGGCTAATATGCCACAAAACATACGACGCTTCATTGGTAGCCAGTCTAAGGAGCGCCTCGATGCTCACGACATCGCCAATCGACTGATGCGCAAGGAGAACTACCTCATCGCCATGATCAACAAAGATATACTAAACTTGTCGCTTCCGTTCCCGTTTTTGCGAGGTCGTCAGATGTTTTCAAAGACCATGGAGTGGTATCTCCACTACTGCATCCTTGATATGGCATTCAACGAACTGGGTCAAGTACAGCAAGATTTCTTACGTGCCGAAAGAAGAGGAGTCTTGAGTCAAAAGTTGAAGCAGCGATTCTACTTTGCTGGGTTGCTGAATCTCATCTTTGCCCCGATTGTCCTCGCATACGTCATTATCGTCTATTTCTTCACGTATTACAATGAGTATCAAAAAGACCCCAAGCTAGCTGCGGCACGTAAATACACCGCACTTGCTGAGTGGAAATTTCGCGAGTTCAACGAGCTTCCTCATCTCTTTTACGAAAGACTTCATATGTCATTTCCGTTCGCAACCCGATACATTGACCAGTTTCCCAAACGCATGACAGAGGATATCGCGAAGAGTATTGCCTTCATGTCTGGCGCACTTACAGCCATTCTTGCAGTTTGCACTTTGCTCGACTCGGAATTGTTCCTATCATTTGAAATTACAAAAGACCGGACCGCCTTGTTTTACCTGGGAATATTTGGAGGAATCTGGGCCATCACCCGTGGAATGGTGTCAGAAGAGACGCAAGTGTTTGATCCGGAGTATGCTTTGAGGAACGTTGTTGAGTATACTCACTATATGCCTGATCACTGGCAGGGAAGACTGCATAGCTTTGAAGTTAAGCAGGAGTTTTCGGAGCTTTACAAGATGAAAGTTGTCATCTTTCTGGAAGAGATCTTAGGCATCATAACTACTCCCCTGTTGCTACTGCTGTCACTACCTAAGTGCAGTGACCAGATTGTGGATTTCTTTCGGGAGTTTACGGTACACGTCGATGGCATGGGCTACGTCTGCTCGTTTGCCGAATTCGACTTCAAGAGGGGACCCGGCCAGCCCGTCGCTCGTCAGGGAGTAGCCAAAGATGTCCGCCAGGATTATTATGCAACAAAACATGGAAAGATGGCTGCGTCTTATTATGGTTTTCTTGATAACTATGTCATCAACCCGAAGACTGGTATCCCTGGACACCTGCCTCCAGGGACACAGCAGCCATTCCACCCTCCCCCTGCGTTTCCCAACCTGAATTCGCCCACTCTGGCAGCCGATATGCAAGGCTCTCATATAGAGACAGGAAGAAACAGGAGCCGGACAGCTGGGCTGGGTGCATTCCCGAGAGGCGGGCATAGCATTACGCAACCATCCCCTATGGCATCTATGTTATTGGATGCCCGCCACCAGCCTTCGATCGCCAATGTGGCAGGCAGAGGGCCATATAAACCGCGTCCGTCACGCGGTACACACCCTCATCCTGCGGTCCAAATCCCCGAGGAGCCCTTTGAGGCCGATGCTGTAGAGGGGCAGGGAGGGGAGAGCTCCGAAGCAGGCGCTATGCTTGGGGAATCTATGTGGCAGACATCACCGGGCATCAGTAAGGAAAACAGCAGCATAGCCCACGCGAAAGAGCCAGATGTTGGTGTTCTTGGATTGATTAATCAGTTTCGGCAAACACAGCCGCATCGTCGCGGAGGAGGAGTAATTTAA
- a CDS encoding RNA recognition motif domain-containing protein: MADSGDNYRPRERSRSPRRRSRSPGRQSRRRSYSPRSRSNSRDDYRRGRDRSPMTGTGAAPAGGPTGNYAGQQSHRSYEERAAAREQMMSNIRETSQQDRRVYVGNLSYDVKWHHLKDFMRQAGEVLFADVLLLPNGMSKVGFIAIVEYATREQAQQAVAQLSNQNLMGRLVYVREDREAEPRFIGATGTSSRGGYGGGGGGMPGGGFNAGYAGGPPGGGGAGGGGGGRQIYVANLPYNVGWQDLKDLFRQAARIGGVMRADVHVGPDGRPKGSGIVVFESPDDARSAIQQFNGYDWQGRMLEVREDRFAGGGGMGFGGRGGYGGGMRGGFGGGFGGRGGFGGRGGFGGGFGGRGGFGGAGGPGVGAGGGGDFGAAAPPTVLPNPFTDNATAGTEKGEIIYVRNLPWSTSNDDLVELFTTIGKVEQAEIQYEPSGRSRGTGVVRFDSADTAETAIAKFQGYQYGGRPLNLSFVKYLNQPGSESMETDAHGGLTQDQIM; the protein is encoded by the exons ATGG CTGACTCCGGCGATAACTACCGACCG CGTGAGAGGTCTCGATCACCTCGGCGACGATCTAGGAGTCCAGGCCGACAATCTCGTCGGCGGTCTTATTCGCCTCGCAGCAGATCAAATAGTCGGGACGACTATCGACGGGGCCGCGATCGCTCCCCAATGACTGGAACAGGAGCTGCACCAGCCGGTGGTCCCACTGGCAATTACGCGGGACAGCAATCCCATCGATCATACGAAGAACGGGCCGCGGCCCGAgagcagatgatgagcaaTATCCGAGAGACGTCCCAGCAGGACCGCCGCGTCTATGTCGGCAACCTCTCATACGACGTCAAGTGGCATCATCTCAAGGACTTTATGAGACAGG CTGGAGAGGTACTCTTTGCCGATGTACTATTGCTTCCAAATGGAATGTCGAAGGTGGGCTTCATCGC AATTGTGGAATATGCTACAAGGGAGCAAGCTCAGCAGGCTGTTGCTCAACTCAGCAACCAGAACCTAATGGGTCGTCTTGTCTACGTTCGAGAG GATCGCGAAGCTGAACCTCGCTTCATCGGCGCTACGGGAACCAGCTCCCGCGGCGGAtacggtggtggtggcggcggcatgcCTGGCGGAGGATTCAACGCAGGATATGCTGGCGGTCCCcccggcggtggtggtgctggtggaggcggcggtggccGCCAAATCTACGTTGCCAAC CTCCCCTACAATGTCGGCTGGCAGGACTTGAAAGACCTTTTCCGACAAGCAG CCCGAATTGGCGGAGTGATGCGTGCTGATGTGCACGTCGGTCCCGACGGCAGACCTAAGGGTTCAGGAATCGTCGTCTTTGAGAGTCCCGACGATGCACGGAGCGCTATCCAGCAGTTCAACGGCTATGACTGGCAAGGCCGCATGCTCGAAGTTCGCGAGGACCGCTTtgccggtggcggcggcatggGCTTCGGTGGCCGTGGAGGAtacggcggcggcatgcGCGGTGGTttcggcggcggctttggaggTCGCGGCGGCTTCGGTGGTCGTGGAGGATTCGGCGGAGGCTTCGGTGGCCGTGGGGGCTTCGGCGGCGCTGGAGGACCTGGTGTAGGTGCCGGGGGTGGTGGCGATTTCGGTGCTGCCGCTCCGCCAACCGTACTCCCCAACCCCTTCACCGACAACGCAACCGCCGGCACGGAAAAGGGCGAGATCATCTACGTTCGAAAT CTCCCTTGGTCGACTAGCAATGACGACCTAGTTGAGCTCTTTACGACGATTGGCAAGGTGGAACAAGCCGAGATTCAGTATGAACCTAGCGGCAGATCTCGAGGCACCGGCGTGGTTCGTTTTGACTCTGCCGACACTGCTGAGACGGCAATCGCCAAGTTCCAGGGCTACCAGTATGGTGGTCGACCGCTCAACCTGAGCTTCGTCAAATACCTGAACCAGCCCGGAAGTGAAAGCATGGAAACCGACGCTCATGGTGGCTTGACACAGGACCAGATCATGTAG
- a CDS encoding signal recognition particle 14kD protein domain-containing protein, whose product MASAHLSQDEFFDKLGHLFNHRKGSDHGAIYLTQKRLTYDPSEKSTMAKLFPDLLPNKPLPIIVRATNGKSKRGRSDKDKLSTVVQPHELESFYVRYADVCKAGMGALKPRDKKKSKAKAKKKKATA is encoded by the exons ATGGCTTCAGCGCACCTCAGCCAGGACGAG TTCTTCGACAAGCTCGGCCATCTGTTCAACCACAGAAAAGGCAGCGACCATGGCGCCATATACCTAACACAAAAACGCC TCACATACGACCCCTCCGAAAAGTCCACAATGGCAAAGCTCTTCCCAGACCTCCTCCCCAACAAGCCCCTCCCCATCATCGTCCGCGCCACCAACGGCAAATCAAAGCGCGGCCGCTCcgacaaggacaagctcTCCACCGTCGTCCAGCCCCACGAGCTCGAGAGCTTTTACGTCCGGTACGCAGACGTCTGCAAGGCGGGGATGGGGGCTCTCAAGCCcagggacaagaagaagtcgaaggccaaggcgaagaagaagaaggctacTGCGTAA
- a CDS encoding mitochondrial carrier protein domain-containing protein, whose amino-acid sequence MAQPPSGKPVEEDEEYDYESLPPNFSLLQNMAAGAFAGIAEHTVMYPIDAIKTRMQVLQPHGTITHNSVLRNAFQIARTEGVFSLWRGMSSVIVGAGPAHAVYFATYEAVKHAMGGNQVGVHHPLAAATSGAAATIASDAFMNPFDVIKQRMQMQESRKMYRSMVDCAKYVYRNEGLGAFYISYPTTLSMTVPFTALQFLAYESISTTMNPQKAYDPVTHCLAGAVAGGFAAGLTTPMDVIKTILQTRGTSSDPQVRNVSGFLDGCKLLYRREGFRGFFKGVRPRVVTTMPSTAICWSAYEFSKAYFIKRNDGL is encoded by the exons ATGGCCCAGCCGCCAAGTGGCAAGCctgtggaggaggatgaggagtACGA CTATGAATCCCTTCCACCAAACTTCTCGCTACTGCAGAACATGGCTGCAGGAGCATTTGCTGGGATTGCT GAACACACCGTCATGTACCCCATTGATGCGATAAAG ACACGAATGCAAGTGCTACAACCGCATGGGACGATAACACACAATAGCGTTCTACGGAATGCTTTCCAAATCGCGCGGACCGAAGGTGTTTTCAGCTTATGGCGCGGCATGTCTAGCGTTATTGTGGGAGCCG GTCCTGCCCACGCTGTTTACTTTGCGACCTACGAAGCCGTCAAACATGCCATGGGCGGCAACCAAGTCGGCGTCCACCACCCTCTTGCTGCCG CCACAAGCGGTGCCGCAGCTACAATCGCCAGCGATGCTTTCATGAACCCATTCGATG TCATCAAGCAGCGTATGCAGATGCAAGAGTCTCGAAAGATGTATCGCTCCATGGTCGACTGCGCCAAGTACGTCTACCGAAACGAAGGCCTCGGCGCCTTCTACATCTCTTACCCGACCACACTGTCCATGACCGTCCCCTTCACGGCCCTGCAGTTCCTCGCCTACGaatccatctccaccacAATGAACCCGCAGAAGGCATATGACCCCGTCACGCACTGTCTCGCCGGAGCCGTTGCCGGTGGCTTTGCCGCTGGTCTCACCACCCCCATGGACGTCATCAAGACTATCCTACAAACAAGAGGCACATCCTCGGATCCGCAAGTTCGGAACGTCAGCGGCTTCTTGGACGGCTGCAAGCTGCTGTATAGAAGGGAGGGCTTCAGAGGCTTCTTCAAGGGAGTCAGGCCCAGGGTTGTCACAACAATGCCCAGCACTGCTATTTGCTGGTCTGCTTATGAATTTTCCAA AGCGTACTTCATTAAAAGAAACGATGGCTTGTAA
- a CDS encoding COQ9 domain-containing protein, whose amino-acid sequence MASPCISRAARCLASTARGPIARRTATAPASSPSSLCRRQQHYHSYDHPSTPPFGPVDREILAAAYKHVPEHGFSLRAIGLGARDAGYPDISSGILPDGQFSLIHYHLVAQRERLADRSRDLLEDDSLTSVGDKVAALTWERLVGNRDIIHRWQEALAIMAQPSYLPKSLAELAALSDDIWFLAGDKAVDPSWYTKRAALSMVYSSSELFMTNDRSPSFLETRQFLHRRLGEVQSVGGTVGAVGQWVGFTLNAGVNVLRSKGVPI is encoded by the exons ATGGCCTCCCCTTGCATCTCTCGCGCCGCACGATGCCTGGCCTCGACCGCCCGCGGCCCAATCGCTCGCCGGACTGCGACTgcgccagcctcgtctccttcgtctctctgccggcggcagcagcactaCCACTCGTACGACCACCCGTCGACGCCGCCGTTCGGGCCCGTCGACAGGGAAATCCTGGCCGCCGCCTACAAGCACGTCCCTGAGCACGGCTTCTCGCTGCGCGCTATTGGCCTCGGCGCTCGCGATGCTGGTTACCCTGATATCAGCTCCGGCATCCTGCCCGACGGCCAGTTCAGCCTGATACACTACCACTTGGTCGCCCAGCGCGAGAGACTGGCCGACAGGAGCCGTGATCTGCTCGAGGATGACTCGTTGACCTCCGTCGGCGACAAGGTGGCTGCCTTGACGTGGGAGCGGCTGGTGGGCAACAGGGACATCATACACAGATGGCAGGAG GCCCTGGCCATCATGGCGCAGCCCAGCTATCTGCCCAAGTCGCTGGCTGAGCTGGCTGCCTTGTCTGACGACATCTGGTTCCTGGCCGGCGACAAGGCCGTCGATCCCTCCTGGTACACCAAGCGGGCGGCTCTCTCCATGGTATACAGCTCCAGTGAGCTCTTCATGACCAACGACAGATCACCGTCCTTTCTCGAGACAAGACAGTTCTTGCATCGAAGGCTGGGTGAGGTCCAGTCCGTGGGGGGCACCGTGGGAGCCGTAGGCCAATGGGTTGGCTTCACCCTCAATGCAGGCGTCAATGTCTTGAGAAGCAAGGGCGTCCCTATCTGA
- a CDS encoding dnaJ domain-containing protein yields MRLCLPNLLVTAALISAGAVLAQDIPTDVPVSVLLTSAQEHLTKGETNEALAYFDAAIARDPTNYLSFFKRATTYLSLGRANLATEDFNKAKAAEWDGAKADYAAAGEGSDSPDVQSLTAAEESMKLAFAAEKEGKWEECVNHAGDAIVTASRYIPLRETRSHCRFERGELEEAIGDLRHVLQMRPGDISPHVVISAVSFYNLADLDAGVGQIRKCLHSDPDSKVCKKLHKQQKAITKAFTKVNGQLSKGQYTTASRGLVGTEEDTGLLQTVKEQVDELRQDGRIPVQGRVLLYEQLVEMVCQAYVESTSKHADKYCDEAVQLNEESFWGQLHRAKTLLKKEEFEAAIQTLENAANAHPDKRDKINPLLNKAQIELKRSKTKDYYKVLGVAHDADERQIKSAYRKASKQFHPDKAVKSGMSKEEAEKKMAGINEAYEVLSDPELRARFDRGDDPNNQERGNPFQGSPFGGQHWAFQQPGGGGGQQFKFQFNNGPFGF; encoded by the exons ATGCGCCTTTGCCTGCCAAACCTGCTCGTGACGGCTGCACTTATATCGGCCGGCGCCGTGTTGGCGCAAGACATTCCCACCGATGTGCCCGTATCAGTTCTCCTGACTTCAGCTCAGGAACATCTCACAAAGGGCGAGACTAACGAGGCCTTGGCCTATTTCGATGCGGCCATCGCTCGAGATCCGACCAACTATCTGTCATTCTTCAAGCGGGCCACCACGTACCTGTCACTCGGTCGCGCAAACCTCGCAACTGAAGACTTCAACAAG gccaaggccgccgaATGGGACGGCGCCAAAGCCGATTACGCTGCAGCTGGCGAAGGGTCTGACTCGCCCGACGTTCAGAGTCTGACGGCGGCCGAGGAGTCGATGAAGCTGGCCTTTGCTGCcgaaaaagagggcaaatgGGAGGAATGTGTCAACCACGCAGGGGATGCCATCGTTACCGCCTCCAGGTACATCCCGTTGCGCGAGACGCGATCCCACTGTCGCTTTGAGCGAGGCGAGTTGgaagaagccattggcgATCTTCGCCACGTGCTGCAGATGCGTCCCGGAGACATCTCCCCCCACGTCGTCATCTCGGCTGTTTCGTTCTACAATCTCGCGGATCTCGATGCTGGCGTCGGCCAGATCCGAAAGTGTCTCCATTCCGATCCAGACTCTAAGGTCTGCAAAAAATTACACAAGCAGCAAAAGGCCATTACCAAGGCATTTACCAAGGTAAACGGTCAATTGAGCAAGGGACAGTATACAACGGCGAGCAGAGGGTTGGTTGGGACAGAAGAAGACACTGGGCTCCTCCAGACCGTCAAGGAACAGGTCGACGAGCTACGCCAGGATGGAAGAATACCCGTCCAAGGGAGAGTGTTGCTGTACGAACAGCTGGTCGAGATGGTTTGCCAGGCCTATGTTGAG TCAACGAGCAAGCATGCCGATAAGTATTGTGACGAGGCAGTTCAACTGAATGAAGAATCATTCTGGGGCCAGTTGCATCGTGCCAAAACTTTACtcaagaaagaagagttCGAGGCAGCCATTCAGACGCTAGAAAACGCAGCCAATGCACACCcagacaagagagacaagatcAACCCACTTCTTAACAAGGCACAGATTGAACTGAAGCGGAGCAAGACAAAGGACTACTACAAGGTGCTTGGCGTTGCCCACGATGCTGATGAGAGACAGATCAAATCAGCATACCGCAAGGCGTCCAAGCAGTTCCACCCAGACAAGGCCGTGAAGTCGGGCATGAGCAAagaggaggccgagaagaagatggcgggtATCAATGAGGCGTACGAGGTGCTGAGCGACCCCGAACTGCGCGCCCGGTTTGACAGAGGAGACGACCCCAACAACCAAGAGAGAGGAAACCCATTCCAAGGATCACCGTTTGGAGGCCAGCACTGGGCGTTCCAGCAGccaggcggcggcggcgggcaGCAGTTTAAGTTTCAGTTCAACAACGGACCGTTTGGATTCTAA